The following DNA comes from Nymphalis io chromosome 12, ilAglIoxx1.1, whole genome shotgun sequence.
TGTGCcaaagtatatacatatttattatatatatttagtgaaaaaacatctatttaaaatatctaaaatatacgTTTATTTTCCAGGATACGGCCATGTAACACCTCTGTCGAAGCCAGGCAAGATGTTTTGCATGGTATACGCCCTTATCGGTATACCGTTAACGTTGGTTTTACTGTCCGCGCTGGTGGAGCGTCTGCTGTTACCAGCGACAGCGCTGCTTAGGTGTCTCAACGCTGCTCTCGGACATCTTTACCGTCCATTTACAATCAGATTGGTGCATCTTGCTATTATAGGTATGTCATGACAACTTTGTTCGcatttaaaatgtcattaagCTGTGAGCACTAACCGAACAATCTGTATAATTGCAAATAACTGCGTTAATTTCTTGCCATGTTCTAAATCCTAAACACCGGTGCAAGCATTTCCAAACAGGTTATCTACAATATATATTCTTTGAATGTCCTAAACACAGTACGCTGATaccaaataaatgtaataagagGAAGCGAATGATTGTCTGTCAATAGTCTATAATACAGGTAACCTACCAATGATTTAATTGTCATTACTGGGggtgaataaaacaaaaattccaCTTATGATCGAACCTACGACTTCCTCGTCGATAGGTAGCGTCGTGCAccattgaatgaaaaaaaaatagaaatatttttcaaaattcttgCACAGTTTTCTTCTAGTGTCTATTTTTCCAAACTGTGGTGCTTATATTAACTGCAAATAAGAAAGCAGTATTTCAGTATTAAAAAgcaatttgaatttttaattgtgttttctTCGAATTCGTTTTTCGTAATTTTCTTTACAACGACCCAGTGTTTCGCTGTCATAAAGTATGGAGCGAAGtgaatttgtaataaaacctGCTTTTATATTTCAGTAATGATCCTCGTAGTCTTCTTCCTATTGATACCGGCTGCGGTGTTCGACTCGCTCGAACCGGATTGGGATTACTTGGACTCATTCTACTATTGCTTCATTTCGCTCACCACCATCGGTCTTGGGGACTACATTCCCGGGGATTACCCGTACCAAGCCTACCGCCCTCTATATAAAGTTGCTGCTActtgtaagtatttatataaatacctaatcaaataattttataatccaCGGCATTATcgatttaataatgtaatgtgcaaattatttattatgtaatcgtcaaaaataattacttgacgggccggttggcgttgttagtagatacttgcctttcacgccgaaggttgtgggttcgattcccacccaggacatttgtgagcatgaacatgtctgtttgtcctgagtctgggtataattatctatataaatatgtatttacaaaagaaaagtagtatatgtagtatatcagttgtctggtttccatagtacaagctctgcttagtttgggatcagatgaccgtgtgtgaataatgtgtggatattatttatttatttatttaggtgtCCCTTGTTTTGTTACATAGTGTTTTTacgcaaaatatttaataagatttgaAGTATTTCTTTGATAATTTTTctaaaattgtatacatattattatacatacatatacatatacagataaggaattatatcaaaaattataaataatactataattatgtgttgCTATCTCAAAATCTTCTCCGTAATTTacagaattataataaagttaatcttGTCAAAAGAGTAAAGATCATGtttctattttctattttaatattatttttatttatttttttcagtctACCTAATTGTTGGTCTGACCTTCCTAATGTTAACGCTGACTGTATTCTACGATATACCGCAATTGAATCTCAGCACTGTATTTTCTTCAATGAAACTCGACGAAGATCCAGAGAAGATGCGCTTGAGTGGTTCAGGTGTAATGGGCCCTGGGTACGGTGTCGGGGGTTTGATGATGAGAGATGACTATCACCACCATGACCAGAGGCGCTCTGTCGTCCACATTAGACCTCATTTGGATGATAGCCCAAGCCCTGAGGACACTACTCCTGTTCACGCAAGGGATATTCGAGTACATTAAAAAACACGATTCACTTTAAAAGATGACTGGGTAAAAAAAATGTccctataataatattaaccgaTTATGATTACCACGTTTTAACAGAGTGATACACACTTATGACTTTATTTCAACAACTATTGATGTCATATAACTGtagtgttaaaatataatttagctgAATTAGATTTCTTTGTAATGTCAGtgtgtaataaatgtttaacgATAAATTTGTAACGTAGTtcgaaagttaaaaatatgtgaTTGTTTGttctttcataaaatataaatatcagtagatttttaagtttatatagttagttcaaaattattaaaagcgcGAACATTTTCTCCCTACAACTTTCTtatgtttaattgtaattataatactattaaatttaaaaaaaaataaatagattattgcTATTTCGGCAGCCGTCCTTAAATTTTTTGGAAACCTATAATTTTGTATCGAacccataaaattataaactttctAATAATGAAATCGAACTTAGTTCGTTAGTAAAAGACTGAGgaggtttttaaattttctcaCTTTTCTATTTCGAAGTGGATTTTCTAAAAATTTTGTCGAAACGACGAATTTCATAGAATGACATAAATACAGACTGAAAAACAAATACTAAGTCTGTCCTGTATACAGCTTAAAAGTATTCCAATCGGCGGCATATCGAACCCATCattagaataaattatacaaatatttttataaccataaTTTCCATCGTTAGAAAAATAGTTCCATCGTTTTCAGCCAAAGCAAGATAcatttcacaaaaataaattattttaattatgtatttttgacGTAAGTATTTACTCGTAACAAGGCAAATAACATGACGAGaactttttatttatccaatttaaaaatatctcatttattaatacttataaaataatagcttaaaatattttatatagttttgttaaCAATCATTTTAAGGAATGaattaaagacaaaaatataatttgttttaagaataCAACAGTAAATAAGTAGTAATAACTAACAACTCGTTTTTGTAGAAATTTTGTAATACAATCAAATATTATCATACGGTGGCTGTGacgataaaagtatatttaattatatttcgtttcttttttcatctttttttttaatttaaaattcatacgTTTAATTGCAATCGATGATATTATAAGCTTTTTCTGAAGGTaacattgaaattgtaaattTGTTATAACACTGACCTCTAATTGTATAgtctaaaactaaaatactTGTAAAACAATCACATATTCATCCTATCGATTAAATGACATCATTATTTAgtgtatttgtataatattattaatttaaatatagataccTACACTATGATCTAGAATAATTGCGAGATCATGTAAAGCAAAACCGCGAAATTGTCTGAAAAGCTACAACTATACCTATACAAAACGGACTACTACAAACTAACTATCGATTGCTGCTGCTCTTTAGTACTTACTAGAGTATATAAATTTTGCAGCAGCTTGATTGATGAAATGTTTCTGTAGCGttacatactatttatattttgtaacggTAACTTCAGCTTAATTTGAAAGCGCAAATGTACATTTTCTCTCTTTTATtcttaaattgtgattataatacatctTATTGAAGATTCACCTTATGTcagattaagaaatattaaaatgatttctgAAATCGCGTGCTTGTTTATTCTGATGTAATTGTTATAGGATTCTAATTATCACATCAAATGTTCGCGTTAGTATCTAGCAATAATTTACAGGGAATAACAACTTcaaaatatgcatataaaaatatataaatttacacaaataactaaatatgaAATGAAGATGTATTTATCTGAATGTGTTGAATTATGTAGTTAAGTGACGCAaactactatttatatataaaaaatgttttaaatatagacaACAAagatactatttataatatagactAGACActagtatacaaatatatgattatagttaaaatatagcGCCTTGATTGGTACGTCGCAtagtttaaaacataaattgtatttgatgcaaaatcttaaataaatgaaatgaaaataagcTTAAGTTCTTTATTCCACCcgtttgtttattgtaatttttttaagcccactaaaatacaaacaatcaCATTGTGTCACCGCCAAAAATCGCCAACCGTCATCGCAGAATTATAGCATACAtaatgcccggtttacattattccagtccagcaatctagtccagtactggattgcttactggaaaaatgtaaaccgACACTGGAATGATTGAATGAATCCAGTAACTGGATTCGCGGTCTACTTTTGAATCCAGTGCTACCAATCCAGTGCAACTGGAATAATGTAGACGGCCAATCCAGTGCCATTCCAGTGCTGACGAAGTACACACGTGTTGGTTGTTTTTGCGGACTTTTTTGCAAAGAAAAAGGATTTAACAATGGTGAAGAAGTTATCTGAAGACGAAACTGTAAAGTTTGTCACTATATACAGAGAAAATCCGTGTTTATGGGATATAACTTCAgatcattataaaaacaaagctATGCGCCAAACTGCTTTGCAAAATCTGTGCATTGGTATGGAAATTGAAGGATTCACACCGGAAgatgtaaaaaacaaaataaaaagcattCGTTCGACATACTACCTTGAACTAGACAAGATTAAGAAATCATCCACATCTGGTGCTAGTGGCAATGTTTACCAACCCAAAGTGAAATGGTTCGCCGAAttcaattcatttattaaaaatgcgatGGTGAAGCGTAAAACAcaggtatttattttaagatttttatttatttttattttagtagcatattatttgttaaaacacACAAATTTATCAATGTATCATATGATTTTGCCATGGTACTTTTCCTTCGTTcacaaaataattagtaaattgaGTTCTTTTTTCCCTGGCATGTGTTGCTGAGTTGTTACTGCCCTGCTGTATGATACTATCTAAAGAGGTTATTTCGGATCTCCATGTTCCATTAATCAAATGATGGTCGTTGTGATCGTCATGGTCTACACAAGAAGTAGTCATATAATTGCTTGACTTTTTTCTCAACCAATTGTGTAGAGAGCAAGCTGCATACACAATGTGATCCACAGTATGTAACTTAGTTGAAATAGCTTTTTCGAAAATTCTGAATCGACTTACTAATATTCCAAAAGCGTTTTCTACAACGCGTCTAGCACGGGACagcctgtaattatatattttttgttcaaaagTTAAATTAGCCCCAGGATATGGTTTCATTAAGTATGTTTTTAGTGGAAATGCTGCATCAGCCACAATCACTCCATCTTCTGGAATAAAACTGCCATTTTCTAATTCAGTAAAAATGGAACAGTTTTTGAAAATACCACCATCCGAAGCGCTTCCATTTGCGCCCACATTGATATACGTAAAACAGTAATCATGGTCAACAAGAGCCATCAATACTAtgctgttttcttttttataattaaagttcgTACTTCCATATTCATAGGAGCCagtaatttttatgtgttttccgTCTAACGCTCCGTAGCACAAAGGAAAGTTCCACTTATTCCGAAAGCCTTCCTCGACTTGTTTCCATTGTTCCGCAGTGGGTATCTGCAAaaagaaagtaaaaatattttattttcaggaaAATACTGATGATGctcaaaataaagaaaatactgACAATACTCAACCTAGTGACCAATGTCGCTAGATTCGTAGGCATTATACGTCATACTTATTGAACATAAGTTTTGTTTTAGGACGCACACAGtttcaaaaacttttttcatCTATAGttaatcttcttcttctgcctagcgttttcccggcctaggcCTAGGCTCCCTCATGTCGTCCCTCACGACATCGAGcctcgagtttttttttttacgctggaaaaacgcattacgcgtttctcccacgggacagtgggggggtatgtggggctcgccgatgtccgaggcgttgagtgcgccccgaacaacggaatacccactaaaaaaccagcggtaccctttccgtcataacgaggagcgccacgggatcacttgcgcatgctaccgcgacgctctgacgggtggcctgcgtatgcaggcctccattctctatggggattaccagggtactgagaaccccctagtcccagcgacgcctattgcggcggagggagaaggtgcgcatagcgcctcattcttctccccagtcttcttcggcggagcaggtttgcagcggcgtcctcttcccgctcccgctccgcggcctccttctgcgacattacattttcacagaaggagaccatttccgaccaacacacatcgcttccgagcatcgcgttgatgatgctcggcaaggagaggtctccaccgacaactgccgccagagaaagcctctggggcccccacgcggcacactccgtcagggtgtgttgcgccgtgttggttggcgcaccacactcgtggcaggaaggtgacatttcccgccgtgctatcttgtgcaggtacataccgaagcagccgtgtccggtaagtacctgcgttaacctaaacgagagcgtgcctcgttttcttttgagcCAGCGAtttaagtggggacgtaccgcctccactgtcgccaggcccgctgtgggggacctcagatcttcctcccatcgggctatcagggcttgctgggctagagccctgatccgcccaacatccgccgaccctggacggtcgccgcggtctctcgcctcggcccggaagcggtacacctctgcgagcacctccgcctggagttcccagggcggatcgcccgcgaggagcgtcgccgctgtccaagacaccgtacgataccctcttattgctcttaccgctatgaccctctgcggcctGCGCAGGCGGGAccggttgtgagcagtgagcgcatcgacccatatcggggcaccgtacagtgccatcgacctcactacgccagcatagaggcgccgacatagcgatcccggtcctcccacgttgggtaggaggcgacccaaggcggcagctgtgttgatgagcttcgggccgactTGTACCTGTACCTGCACGGTATCTTGCGATCACAGATTACTCCCAGTTCCCGCCATTTGGCTCAAGCTGTGTTTATTCTAGCTCTGACGTCGTAGTCGATTGTACCAGACTTCATCTAcagttaatacttttattaattagcaAACACAGTGGTAATCTGAAGTccgaaaaatatgtatatgataattCCATAAAATTTCCATTATTTTCGTCAGATAATGTGTAAAACCTAATTGTAAGCTTCAAAGCGTATACCACTCATCTTAGAGCCTCCAATACCCTCGTCATCGAGGC
Coding sequences within:
- the LOC126772573 gene encoding uncharacterized protein LOC126772573, which translates into the protein MVKKLSEDETVKFVTIYRENPCLWDITSDHYKNKAMRQTALQNLCIGMEIEGFTPEDVKNKIKSIRSTYYLELDKIKKSSTSGASGNVYQPKVKWFAEFNSFIKNAMVKRKTQENTDDAQNKENTDNTQPSDQCR
- the LOC126772369 gene encoding potassium channel subfamily K member 1-like isoform X2, with protein sequence MMGASVFQRLEGPVERDTEEHMAKVKMDFLNDHPCLSVDDLETLLDEVVRASNRGVSASRNVTGGPNWSFGQSLFFSSTVVTTIGYGHVTPLSKPGKMFCMVYALIGIPLTLVLLSALVERLLLPATALLRCLNAALGHLYRPFTIRLVHLAIIVMILVVFFLLIPAAVFDSLEPDWDYLDSFYYCFISLTTIGLGDYIPGDYPYQAYRPLYKVAATFYLIVGLTFLMLTLTVFYDIPQLNLSTVFSSMKLDEDPEKMRLSGSGVMGPGYGVGGLMMRDDYHHHDQRRSVVHIRPHLDDSPSPEDTTPVHARDIRVH
- the LOC126772369 gene encoding potassium channel subfamily K member 1-like isoform X1, which produces MKMDRPKYPRIHSYGSMSSARSDDDMTVHSQLFPYPKKMIVEREILYEEEHPPFQPLLATSKIFGKSRFTCLLVMYIVFYIAYLLSGALVFSALETPLENQVLLDVIRAKQEFTTKYPTVIVDDLETLLDEVVRASNRGVSASRNVTGGPNWSFGQSLFFSSTVVTTIGYGHVTPLSKPGKMFCMVYALIGIPLTLVLLSALVERLLLPATALLRCLNAALGHLYRPFTIRLVHLAIIVMILVVFFLLIPAAVFDSLEPDWDYLDSFYYCFISLTTIGLGDYIPGDYPYQAYRPLYKVAATFYLIVGLTFLMLTLTVFYDIPQLNLSTVFSSMKLDEDPEKMRLSGSGVMGPGYGVGGLMMRDDYHHHDQRRSVVHIRPHLDDSPSPEDTTPVHARDIRVH